A stretch of the Aricia agestis chromosome 15, ilAriAges1.1, whole genome shotgun sequence genome encodes the following:
- the LOC121734294 gene encoding uncharacterized protein LOC121734294, whose amino-acid sequence MSHFGDYMDGVPVKISEKYKRPPRIDLPYSVAECSIRAQNVVDGVQYCTIFEKNVLSKLKELKSAKETKKNERRHRLQLLEEAKQKKLDAIAAAEAEERLKQLSVSEVSYPSTDEISALSPDDKVEKTDETACPTEENSPDIENVGNTEKEYLCTSQESQLNILQPIQIRSNYQLNNLLDDPDPLQEYKMNVNMTKMPQARNVDMLTYKDFENDTSSPFDNVELKTINDMELLAQVLQSQRDTGNVQQTYIPEQYPSCSSQAQMGVTYVPNVYADPNMQGPNTMYTSPQHYPMTNGYYLPENICDNTLPIENVYVPNYQYFVPQPYTVPTPYYTNQVTSTSADIPNGSYIPQPFYYQYPPAVPYVQSTYPTQNTEQIESAPSVSSQNTVKSRSRSVPDIVKELNDELMSARQRASERASCNTSPGLIKQNNVPRSYSSSDKKERRKKKSETLPNPYDKFPAELQRVCQKIHGMGFPLDRVARVCSLVGDNDKRIIECLLILGELMDLGFSEGRVSTALAKHEFNKDKALDELVS is encoded by the exons ATGTCACATTTTGGAGACTACATGGACGGTGTCCCTGTTAAAATATCCGAAAAGTATAAAAGACCTCCAAGAATAGACCTGCCGTATTCTGTTGCCGAATGCTCGATCAGAGCCCAAAATGTTGTCGACGGGGTCCAGTATTGCACAATATTCGAGAAAAACGTACTTTCTAAACTCAAAGAGCTCAAGAGTGCGAAAGAGACGAAAAAAAACGAGAGGCGACATCGTTTGCAACTCCTCGAGGAGGCCAAACAAAAGAAACTCGATGCCATAGCTGCTGCTGAGGCTGAGGAGAGGTTGAAACAGTTGAGTGTGTCCGAGGTATCGTACCCCAGTACTGACGAGATAAGTGCCCTGTCACCCGATGACAAAGTAGAAAAAACTGATGAGACAGCATGTCCTACTGAGGAGAATAGCCCGGACATAGAAAATGTTGGCAACACGGAAAAAGAATATTTATGTACAAGCCAAGAATCACAGTTGAATATACTCCAACCTATTCAAATTCGATCAAACTACCAGTTGAATAACCTGCTCGATGACCCAGACCCATTGCAGGAATACAAGATGAATGTAAATATGACTAAAATGCCTCAAGCTAGGAATGTTGATATGTTAACCTATAAAGATTTTGAAAATGATACATCCAGTCCCTTTGACAATGTAGAATTGAAAACTATTAACGATATGGAGCTGTTGGCCCAAGTGCTGCAGAGTCAGAGAGACACTGGTAATGTTCAACAGACTTATATTCCCGAGCAGTACCCCAGCTGCAGTTCTCAAGCTCAGATGGGTGTTACATACGTCCCAAATGTGTACGCTGATCCTAACATGCAGGGGCCAAATACTATGTACACGTCTCCCCAACATTATCCCATGACTAATGGGTATTACCTTCCAGAGAATATCTGTGATAATACGTTACCAATTGAAAATGTTTATGTACCAAATTACCAGTATTTTGTGCCCCAACCGTACACAGTTCCCACTCCATATTATACAAATCAAGTAACCTCAACCTCTGCTGATATTCCAAATGGATCATATATTCCACAACCATTTTATTATCAATATCCACCAGCGGTTCCCTATGTACAGAGCACATATCCCACACAAAACACAGAACAAATAGAGAGTGCACCTTCGGTCAGCTCTCAGAATACAGTCAAATCGAGGTCTCGAAGTGTTCCAGATATTGTTAAAGAGTTAAATGATGAGCTTATGTCGGCGAGACAGCGAGCAAGTGAACGAGCATCATGTAACACAAGTCCCGGCTTGATCAAACAGAATAATGTTCCTAGATCATACTCAAGTAGTGACAAAAAGGAGCGTAGGAAAAAGAAGAGTGAAACATTACCAAATCCATATGACAAGTTTCCGGCAGAACTACAGAGGGTTTGCCAGAAGATACATGGCATGGGCTTCCCTCTTGATCGAGTGGCAAGAGTCTGTAGTTTAGTTGGGGATAATGATAAAAGA ATAATAGAGTGCCTGCTGATTTTGGGTGAGCTGATGGACTTAGGGTTTTCGGAAGGAAGAGTGTCTACAGCACTGGCTAAACATGAATTTAACAAAGACAAAGCTTTGGATGAACTTGTTTCCTAA